A window from Branchiostoma floridae strain S238N-H82 chromosome 16, Bfl_VNyyK, whole genome shotgun sequence encodes these proteins:
- the LOC118403079 gene encoding 39S ribosomal protein L32, mitochondrial-like, translating to MATSLLRIFHAAFQNVEIRLLQAFGLHPPPGPALAIPGCHHPLQGSQGSDMTEPSGLSSLLGGVFLMAAPKHRQSLERRHKRQRHPDKLIKPKENLFPCPECGSMMQEGFLCINCYQRIKYETDIIRQKIKETETDGLASTAETVVRYADETITESDKSKRVIEMARKKPHWFTKDMYDEHWKTS from the exons atggcgaccTCCTTGCTGAGAATTTTTCACGCTGCGtttcaaaatgttgaaattcGACTGCTTCAGGCGTTTGGCTTGCATCCCCCACCAG GTCCTGCTCTAGCTATCCCAGGCTGCCACCACCCCCTACAGGGTAGTCAGGGCTCCGACATGACAGAACCCTCGGGACTGAGCAGTCTCCTGGGCGGGGTGTTCCTCATGGCCGCCCCAAAGCACCGCCAGAGTCTGGAGCGGAGACACAAACGACAGCGACACCCGGACAAACTCATCAAACCTAAG GAAAACCTCTTCCCCTGTCCCGAGTGTGGTTCCATGATGCAGGAGGGTTTCCTGTGCATAAACTGCTACCAGCGCATCAAGTACGAAACCGACATCATTCGCCAGAAGATTAAAGAAACAGAGACTGACGGTCTGGCCTCCACGGCGGAAACCGTAGTGCGGTACGCAGACGAAACGATTACAGAGTCCGACAAGTCGAAAAGGGTGATCGAGATGGCCAGAAAGAAACCTCACTGGTTCACGAAGGACATGTATGATGAACACTGGAAGACGAGCTAA